In Streptomyces sp. NBC_01707, a genomic segment contains:
- a CDS encoding ABC transporter permease — MAETAPPLPREKRSRRHRKAETSSPSPTPAVLVQNRLTLRQRIKRDRVMLLLTLPGLLYFIVFHYVPLLGYVVAFQDYQPYLGYMHSVWVGFANFTTAFGEPAFWSATFNTLEIALIQLVFFFPVPVALALLLNSIASDRIRRFVQSVVYLPHFIGWVIIVSIFQQILGGAGLLPDVLGGMGLPRYDMMSDPDAFPWLLTLQVAWKDAGWGTIIILAALLGIDKGQYEAAAIDGAGPRRRLWHVTLPGIAPVLILLLILNLGQILSVGFEQILLQRDAVGPDAGEVLDTYVYYHGIKDNDWGVAAAVGLVKAVIGTALVLGANKFAHRLGHEGVYRGANR; from the coding sequence ATGGCTGAAACAGCACCCCCGCTGCCCCGGGAGAAGCGGTCGAGACGGCACCGGAAGGCCGAGACGTCTTCGCCGTCCCCGACCCCGGCCGTTCTCGTGCAGAACAGGCTGACCCTCCGGCAGCGGATCAAGCGGGACCGGGTGATGCTGCTGCTGACCCTGCCGGGCCTGCTGTACTTCATCGTCTTCCACTACGTACCGCTGCTCGGCTATGTCGTGGCGTTCCAGGACTACCAGCCGTACCTCGGCTACATGCACAGCGTCTGGGTGGGGTTCGCCAACTTCACCACGGCCTTCGGTGAGCCCGCCTTCTGGTCCGCGACCTTCAACACCCTGGAGATCGCCCTCATCCAGCTGGTGTTCTTCTTCCCCGTACCGGTCGCCCTGGCCCTGCTGCTGAACAGCATCGCCAGCGACCGGATACGGCGCTTCGTGCAGAGCGTCGTCTATCTGCCGCACTTCATCGGCTGGGTCATCATCGTCTCGATCTTCCAGCAGATCCTGGGAGGCGCCGGGCTGCTGCCCGACGTCCTGGGCGGGATGGGACTGCCGCGCTACGACATGATGAGCGACCCCGACGCCTTCCCCTGGCTGCTGACCCTCCAAGTGGCCTGGAAGGACGCCGGCTGGGGAACGATCATCATCCTTGCGGCGCTGCTCGGCATCGACAAGGGCCAGTACGAGGCCGCCGCGATCGACGGCGCGGGACCCCGACGCCGCCTCTGGCACGTCACCCTGCCCGGCATCGCACCGGTCCTGATCCTGCTGCTGATCCTCAACCTCGGGCAGATCCTCTCCGTCGGCTTCGAGCAGATCCTGCTCCAGCGCGACGCGGTCGGCCCGGACGCCGGTGAGGTCCTGGACACCTACGTCTACTACCACGGCATCAAGGACAACGACTGGGGAGTCGCCGCCGCCGTCGGGCTCGTCAAGGCGGTCATCGGCACCGCACTCGTCCTGGGCGCGAACAAGTTCGCCCACCGCCTCGGCCACGAAGGGGTGTACCGCGGTGCTAACCGTTGA
- a CDS encoding hydroxyacid dehydrogenase, translating to MSPGLVDDVFPPAVRARLEESADLLTPSALGEFASPEAAEALASAEVLLTGWGCPPVDAALLDRAPGLRAVIHAAGTVKTFLSPVAFDRGIVVSSAAAANAVPVAEYTLAAIIMGAKRVFPLAGLFRTRRTHRTGADLDRQHWLGTHGLTIGVVGASRIGRRVIELLRILDADVLLHDPYVGAAEAARLGVTPTDLDTLVATSDVVTVHAPDTPETRGLIDARRIGLMRPGTLLVNTARGPLVDTEALTEHLVSGRLDAVLDVTSPEPLPDGHPLWDLPNVFLTPHLAGAQGNEVGRLGALAVDELVRYAQGAPLAHPVHRADLGRIA from the coding sequence ATGAGCCCCGGACTGGTCGACGACGTCTTCCCGCCGGCCGTACGGGCCCGGCTGGAGGAGTCCGCCGACCTCCTCACCCCGTCCGCGCTCGGCGAGTTCGCCTCACCGGAGGCCGCCGAGGCGCTCGCCTCGGCCGAGGTCCTGCTCACCGGCTGGGGCTGCCCCCCGGTCGACGCGGCGCTGCTGGACCGTGCTCCCGGACTGCGCGCCGTGATCCATGCGGCCGGCACGGTGAAGACGTTTCTGTCGCCCGTCGCGTTCGACCGCGGAATCGTCGTCTCCTCCGCGGCGGCGGCCAACGCCGTACCGGTGGCGGAGTACACCCTGGCCGCGATCATCATGGGCGCGAAGCGGGTGTTCCCGCTGGCCGGGCTGTTCCGCACCCGGCGGACCCACCGCACCGGCGCCGACCTCGACCGCCAGCACTGGCTCGGCACGCACGGACTGACCATCGGCGTGGTCGGCGCCTCCCGGATCGGCCGCCGGGTCATCGAACTCCTCCGGATCCTCGACGCCGACGTGCTGCTCCACGATCCGTACGTCGGCGCCGCCGAGGCGGCACGGCTCGGCGTCACCCCGACCGATCTGGACACCCTCGTGGCGACCAGCGACGTCGTCACCGTGCACGCACCGGACACACCCGAGACCCGCGGGTTGATCGACGCACGCAGGATCGGCCTGATGCGTCCCGGCACCCTGCTCGTCAACACCGCGCGAGGTCCCCTCGTGGACACCGAGGCGCTGACCGAGCACCTGGTCAGCGGGCGGCTGGACGCGGTCCTCGACGTGACGTCGCCCGAGCCGCTGCCGGACGGGCACCCCCTGTGGGACCTGCCGAACGTCTTCCTCACCCCGCACCTGGCGGGCGCCCAGGGAAACGAGGTGGGGCGGCTCGGGGCGCTCGCCGTCGACGAGCTGGTGCGGTACGCGCAGGGCGCCCCCCTCGCCCACCCGGTCCACCGGGCCGACCTGGGGAGGATTGCATGA
- a CDS encoding extracellular solute-binding protein, with translation MSSSTPINRRSLFRMGAGIGLGLAAAPLLAACGDGGTTAKAEAKSASLLPNTAVRNIGLEADLQGTAAGVPQGFFSYPAKPLRATKGTPLAGAKPISATMETFSPPPPARGKNAAWQQIEKLLGGQVDITAVPADDYGTKFSTMVASDSLPDLFMYPESGGVDNKAAFLQAKCADLTPFLAGDKVKDYPNLAAIPKGAWQAAVFGGKLYGLPIARTGTGGAGFYRHDLFEEIGVSNLDQITDLDRFVELCKELTRPKKDQYAIIAGITSVLAMSAGAPFSWRLDATTGKFISDLETPEFRKAVETARELYKAGCFYPGTLQMSGAQKAQYTDMFKNGKGAYVYDGMPSYLAPGVGYVAAMKAIDKKYDPRPFVPVGKDAIAWMDNIALQNTHIKKASDDRVEQILALADFAASPFGSEEYTLINYGVEGADFTRDDKGNPALTKQGTQDVTVPWKFAASAVPAIFSADSEEGVRHVHDAFTKMIPMMVPDPTLQYSSPTWDSKGSGSLYTLKQDGLKDIIAGRKPLSAYDQLVKDYLAKGGEQARGEFEEAVQKGKK, from the coding sequence GTGTCGAGCTCCACCCCCATCAACCGCAGATCGCTGTTCCGCATGGGTGCGGGCATCGGCCTCGGTCTGGCCGCCGCCCCGCTGCTCGCCGCCTGCGGCGACGGCGGCACGACCGCCAAGGCGGAGGCCAAGAGCGCCTCACTGCTGCCGAACACCGCGGTGCGCAACATCGGTCTCGAGGCCGACCTCCAGGGCACCGCCGCCGGAGTCCCGCAGGGCTTCTTCAGCTACCCGGCCAAGCCACTGCGGGCCACCAAGGGCACTCCACTGGCGGGCGCGAAGCCGATCAGCGCGACGATGGAGACGTTCTCCCCGCCGCCGCCCGCGCGCGGGAAGAACGCCGCCTGGCAGCAGATCGAGAAACTCCTCGGCGGCCAGGTGGACATCACCGCCGTCCCGGCCGACGACTACGGCACCAAGTTCTCCACCATGGTCGCCAGCGACAGCCTGCCGGATCTCTTCATGTACCCGGAGTCCGGAGGTGTCGACAACAAGGCAGCCTTCCTCCAGGCCAAGTGCGCCGACCTGACACCGTTCCTCGCCGGGGACAAAGTCAAGGACTACCCGAACCTGGCCGCGATCCCGAAGGGCGCCTGGCAGGCCGCCGTCTTCGGCGGGAAGCTGTACGGTCTGCCGATCGCCCGCACAGGCACCGGCGGCGCGGGCTTCTACCGTCACGACCTGTTCGAGGAGATCGGTGTCAGCAACCTCGACCAGATCACCGACCTCGACAGGTTCGTCGAGCTGTGCAAGGAGCTGACCCGCCCGAAGAAGGACCAGTACGCGATCATCGCAGGCATCACGAGCGTGCTCGCGATGTCGGCGGGCGCCCCGTTCTCCTGGCGGCTGGACGCCACGACCGGCAAGTTCATCTCCGATCTGGAGACGCCGGAGTTCCGCAAGGCCGTGGAGACCGCCCGCGAGCTGTACAAGGCGGGCTGCTTCTACCCCGGCACCCTCCAGATGTCCGGGGCGCAGAAGGCCCAGTACACGGACATGTTCAAGAACGGCAAGGGCGCGTACGTCTACGACGGAATGCCGAGCTACCTCGCGCCCGGCGTCGGCTATGTCGCCGCAATGAAGGCGATCGACAAGAAGTACGACCCGCGCCCCTTCGTCCCGGTCGGCAAGGACGCCATCGCCTGGATGGACAACATCGCCCTGCAGAACACGCACATCAAGAAGGCCTCCGACGACCGCGTCGAGCAGATCCTCGCACTTGCCGACTTCGCCGCCTCGCCGTTCGGCAGCGAGGAGTACACGCTGATCAACTACGGCGTCGAGGGGGCCGACTTCACCCGCGACGACAAGGGGAACCCGGCCCTCACCAAGCAGGGCACCCAGGACGTCACCGTGCCGTGGAAGTTCGCGGCCTCGGCCGTCCCCGCGATCTTCAGTGCCGACTCCGAGGAAGGCGTGCGCCACGTCCACGACGCGTTCACCAAGATGATCCCGATGATGGTGCCGGACCCGACCCTTCAGTACTCCTCGCCCACCTGGGACTCGAAGGGGTCCGGCAGCCTCTACACGCTGAAGCAGGACGGGCTGAAGGACATCATCGCCGGCCGCAAGCCCCTGTCCGCCTACGACCAGCTGGTCAAGGACTACCTGGCCAAGGGCGGCGAGCAGGCCCGTGGCGAATTCGAAGAGGCCGTCCAGAAGGGCAAGAAGTGA
- a CDS encoding carbohydrate ABC transporter permease, with amino-acid sequence MEKPTRIGQAAKALAVVVVVAAVAYPLLGVIGTSFASQSDIIRSSGLVLWPDHPTTDAYRTIFTGGVVTRALVVSLGITVFGTLASLLVTVGMAYGLSRRDVTGSRFILMTALFTMLFNAGIIPNFLLVKGLGLYDTYAALVMPTLVSAFNLVVLRSFFMNLPEELYDAAKVDGAGDFRILVRIVLPLSKAVLAVISLFYAVTYWNAFFNSLLYLNDSDKWPLPMVLRTYVLQGQSLNAASAGEVLAPQQAVQMAVLVIAVVPILCVYPFLQRYFTKGVLTGAIKG; translated from the coding sequence ATGGAGAAGCCGACCCGCATCGGCCAGGCCGCCAAGGCCCTCGCGGTCGTCGTGGTGGTCGCCGCCGTCGCCTATCCACTGCTCGGAGTCATCGGCACCAGCTTCGCCTCGCAGTCCGACATCATCCGAAGCTCCGGGCTTGTCCTGTGGCCCGACCACCCCACCACCGACGCCTACCGCACCATCTTCACCGGCGGAGTCGTCACCCGGGCGCTCGTCGTCAGCCTCGGCATCACGGTGTTCGGCACGCTCGCCAGCCTGCTCGTCACCGTCGGCATGGCGTACGGTCTCTCCCGCCGAGATGTCACAGGATCCCGCTTCATCCTGATGACCGCGCTGTTCACCATGCTGTTCAACGCGGGCATCATCCCCAACTTCCTGCTGGTCAAGGGCCTCGGTCTGTACGACACCTACGCGGCGCTCGTCATGCCCACCCTGGTCAGCGCGTTCAACCTGGTCGTACTGCGGTCGTTCTTCATGAACCTGCCCGAGGAGCTGTACGACGCGGCCAAGGTCGACGGCGCCGGCGACTTCCGCATCCTCGTACGGATCGTCCTGCCGCTCTCCAAGGCCGTCCTCGCCGTCATCAGCCTCTTCTACGCGGTGACGTACTGGAACGCCTTCTTCAACTCACTGCTGTACCTCAACGACTCCGACAAGTGGCCGCTGCCCATGGTGCTCCGCACCTACGTCCTCCAGGGGCAGAGCCTGAACGCCGCATCGGCCGGTGAGGTGCTCGCCCCGCAGCAGGCCGTACAGATGGCCGTCCTGGTGATCGCCGTCGTACCGATCCTCTGCGTCTACCCGTTCCTCCAGCGCTACTTCACCAAGGGCGTGCTCACCGGCGCCATCAAGGGCTGA